agctgaaagtgcaCTCGTCACATCATACAGAGGGACAATAAAGACGGTTAACAGTGttggtccaagtgctggtcactgagggatgctactAGTAACTGGCTGCACAGAGGGCTTTGTACCGCTGATGACATTTGGCTTGATTGTCCAGCCacttcccacccagcttccaattctccagcccagagatcactgatctggctactaggacaccaaggaacaccatgtctgtgaccctgcaaaatTCTGGGTATGGCGGCAGGTTGACCAGCCATTaattctccttcatgcttttcatgcagatggGTTTGATATCTGCCTTTTCCAAAGACCTCGGAAACCCTTTTACCACTTTGTcttacttttgagagcacaacccagaatcacaggcaagggtgacagcagacaggagcacttgcaatgagcctgtcccagcagctgagatgaatctcactgggacactgaggtttgttcctggagtcacacacagaaatgccagggttctATCAGGCATCCATATCTGAGTTGGTCTCAGGACTCCTtgtgcacccagggatgctcagagacagaatctgtcccttttacacacagaggcagaagtcacattgtccctctggcctcccgttgccactccaaaggggtgggagacacctcagctatggtgagtcaccctgctctgcactaatctgagatgtccgacgtcatgaggaatggacacggggagctcaattaaggaagcacaacccagtgctgcattcaggcagtttcccatggggtgttacttccaacaggaagtgacctcaggaccttgtgtgtgccacaggtcttcatggaaccccaaggaacagttgatggtgtttgtgctcactcgtgttcatgtcacacagtatcacagtatgtttgggattggaaggaacctcataagatcatctagtccaatcaccctgctggagcaggaacgcccaggtgaggttgcacaggagcatgtccaggtgggttttgaatgtctgcagagaaggagactccacacccccctgggcagcctgggccaggctctggcaccctcactgagaagaagttttttctcaaatttaagtggaacctcttgtgttccagcttgatcccattaccccttgtcctatcattgcttgacaccgagaagagcctggctccatccttgtggcactcaccctttatatatttatataacattaataaggtcatccctcagtctcctcttctccaaactaaaagagacccagctccctcagcctttcttcataagggaggtgctccactcccttaatcttctttgttgccctacgctggaccctctccagcagttccctgtccttctggaactgagggacccagaactggactcagtattccagatggggtaTCACCAGGGCgtagtagaggggaaggaggacctctctgacctactgaccactccccttgtaatacaccccaggatgccattggccttcctggccacaagggcccagtgctggctcatggtcatgtcacctcacatacatgatgtgcgtgctcacatctcatctgtacaaagcaaacccagactgctgaactactcattcattgtccatccatggagggaagaacaacctctgtgggtgagaggccagtgctggaaatggtggttgtgaggggcccgtccatgacgatgccctggggcagattctgtggggtgtccagtgcacaggggcacagcccagcccctgctctgctggtcctgcaggtctctggcaggagcctggctgtgagaggacactgctgggtgccagccctgcagacacacactgttcagctgtacactGGTGTTTAATCTGTGGgtgacttttgtaggaatatgcttgagagaaactttgcaagaagatataaaccatcatgccctgccctgaggagatcacctttctatctggaaaggctgttctgagtccagctctgtcacagcagtgcccattgcctgtccctgcctgcgctcacagcactgacacacagcaggacggtgaccaagctgccagagcactcaggccttgcaccaacaccagggatgagaaggagagtgtgggagtggaaccagaacagctctggaagaacaagcgctgctgctccctggcagggctgccaggatggactcttttcccttccacccatgtacacaggaactgtccctgcaacTCCAAAAggcctttattttgtttaaatatacaCAGATCAAGGCTCGTCATTTACACAACCAGTGGTTATAAAATAAAGGCAGACAGTGatttagaaaggggatgacaacattatcacaacaaaaccaatgtcaataacaacagaaaacagagatgagAGGCAGAACCTGTAACTAGTCACATTAAAACTGCTaagtagaagcagatgggcaatttattgcttcaggAAACACTAAGATACGAGTTTCCACAgagcatccttgagctcctggttcctcatgctgtagatgagggggttcactgctggaggcaccactgagtacagaacagacaccaccagatccagggatggggaggatatggaggggggcttcaggtaggcaaacatggcagtgctgaggaacagggagaccacggccaggtgagggaggcaggtggaaaaggctttgtgccgtccctgctcagaggggatcctcagcacggccctgaagatctgcacataggacaccacaatgaacacaaaacacccaaatacTACCGAGAAACTTATCACAATAAGGCGAAtctccctgaggtaggagtgtgagcaggagagcttgaggatctgggggatttcacagaagaactggcccagggcattgcccttgcacaggggcagtgaaaatgtattggccgtgtgcagcagagcactgagaaacccagtggcccaggcagctgctgccatgtggacacaagctctgctgcccaggagggtcccgtagtgcaggggtttgcagatggcaatgtAGCGGTCGTAAGACATGACTGTGAGCATAGaatactctgctgtgatcaagaaggcaaatgaaaagagctgtgcagcacatcctgtgtaggagatggccctggtgtcccagagggaattcaccatggatttggggacagtggtggagatgcagcccaggtccagaagggcgaggttgagcaggaagaagtacatgggggtgtggaggtgctggtcccaggctatggtggtgatgatgaggccgttgcccaggagggcagccaggtagatgcccaggaagagccagaagtgcaagagctgcagctcccgtgtgtctgtgaacggcaggaggaggaactggctgatggagctgctgttgggcGTTTGCATCCTCGGACAGGAGGCACTGTCATAGGAGGAAACACTGTTACATGTTAGGTGAGACTTTTTCAAGTACaatgaaaactattttccaAAGACGCTCCACCTATCACAGACAGAGACTCTTCTTTTTACAGGGCGTATTCCTTCAGCTCCGTGGCCGGAGCCTTGTTTGATGCCTCTGCCTGCGGGCTCTTCATAAATCAATCTGCCTCTACAGaactgagcagggacagggatcAGTCCTGGTGTTCAGCTTTCTAAGGTGAAACCACTTGTAATGCAGAAAGGCCTGTCAGCATCTGCACTGCCAATGCTATGGGATGGGAAGTGTCCAGGCAGTTTAAGAGTTCTatgttttttacatttgctcCCCATTTCCCCTGTTGAGTgttcttgtgtttctttctgctgcactcagggagaacagagcgagtcctgcgagaccagagggtgcctgtgggtcagtgcagagtgagggcagctgctctgtccctctgtcttgctccagctgccctgggctggcacctttctgagatgggggctgatcacactcccatgttaccctgaaaagccaccaggcactgctgagagcagagggatccacctcagaccatgacaggtctcaccctttcctaaggtctcaacGTTTAgaccaggacacacacagctcattccccagccccacagattgcattgcccacagcccacaggtcagagcaaagctgggacacgtgtgcccatggacacagctgcaggaaaggacccacaagatcaggctgtgactctgcagctgaaactgccatccccagagagcctgacagcaagaacaagatcccaacagcagtgacccagagcaggggagcaagaaggaaaatgcggtgagggtgggtgtgagagaggccagggcagaggcagccgggcactcagacagcgtcacccttccccagctgtgcagcacctcccagacaccaacactgccgggcagctgctctcagcccctgtgctctgcagaggaactggagctctggctgcacaggagctgcttcatgccttggagcccccggccctgagggcagaggctttgctgggtgggacaggaggccagggggctgctcacaggaggatctgcactgcaggggatcacaggacttttctctgttctccctcccataaccattccgggttcggtttcctctcatttctgatcatttccctgctgcctggagattctcccctgggaggtgtttccctgtccatgtctcttccctgtcagtgctcacagaccatcccaccctctgtgccctccccctggccctacagatcctgcctgttcacagggcactgcctgggggcatcttcctgtttgcaggctggaaaacaggacaggtcagattAAGTGTAAGGTGTCCAGCAAAGGTGATGCTGGTTCTGCATAGGCAGACGAGAGGCAAGGCATGCCAGGATTCACCTGAAGAcctactgcagttcatgtgtctcaagtatttgtttaaaattaagaactgccTTAATCACCGCCCATTCCCCAGAATAGGAGACTGCAAACACAGATTCAGGGAGGTTCCTTATCTTTGTAGtactctttgtcttcttctccttgaaacctcctcttgtcaatattctggaatgagctggagctgtgagcagccccgacccacggagaacccagcagcagaaggaccctgccctgccgggggtcgcttgtccccccacagcttctcccctcagtgttgttgggatctcccgggcaggctgagcactgaccctggcaggcggcagagtcctgGTGAGCTGGTGAGAATCCCTATGTCCTCTtgttctccctcttcaccagcaaggtctctgagatctctgtggctggagtcagaacaagcagcagtgcatggggatcaagtcaggggtcactggaactatcacaatcctttccagtctatgggacagcaggggcagcatcccaggagctgggacagcaggacgatgtcacagtgaggccactctccaccatctgtgAAAGCCCacggagactggggggactccctgaccactggcagctctcacacagtgtgtgcacttttcaaaatggccagtgggtgagcaggggaactaagggctgtgccccagagcatgtccactgggaccccatttctgggtgtctggaagagaaggtgacggggtttgcccaggacaggttgtgcctgtccatcctctttgctttctgtgaggaaaggacagggtggtggatatgggcagagcagtggtggtctgttacctggaagtcagcaaggaaTCTGGCATCATCCCCCACAATATTCTTGTTCCCAAGGTAGGATATTAtggtctgtgtcagtgtgcaAGTAGATGAGTAAAAATCAATGTGGATGActgggcttggaaaggtgctgtagaaagggagaaactttccagtcctgaggacagtcaagcactggaagctgtttcccaggagtgagCACTTACTCTGTCCCTGAAAGTGATGAAGATGTGTTTGGAtcaagccctgagcaatctggtctgaccctgctgtgagcaggagttTGGTCAGGACACCTCCTGTCATCTCATCCAGCCTGAATGATGCTGTCCTTTCATCACCTTTCTGGTTTTCAATTCAGAGAAAATTCTCAGGTTCTCTCTGACTACAAGAATAATTCACATGAcgtgcagggctgctttacaagtgccCCCGAACAGTCCTGACCACATCTTTTGCAtcccttttcatttgccccaaCCAGGgtcttctttttgctgtcctaatACCCTTCTGGAAAGAACAACCCTCCTTGTTAATCCTTTCATAGCAGGTTGTTCGagaggtgtcagcatccatgtacctagtctgcacagcagccaggcagcaaagccaccgttacagaaatggagatgagacacttgaccagctccttgcacccagatatcagcgtgacatgtctgctgagattcctGGGAACCCCTgaactgtaagagcagagcatgtgagtcctggttgggtatcctggcttgtctcctgacccatgtggtgcttcaggctgtgaagagaatcaaaaccagccattgcaCTGGGGTGgttccattttacacgtgtcacacagggcagatgaagggagctcagaactccagactctgcgGCActgttgggactgcagagactggaaatgcaggtgacagtgtgtgtcagtgcacacacataaagatttgggcttcctttgatcctttgcactgacctgggatctgttccttggtCTTCTTTGTCACCCATGCCACCTCCACCTCTCaccaggaagaaagaaggagaaaagttaTGAAAGAAGGATGATTTGGGGGTAATTCTGCCCAAAAGATGTACCATGTCCTGTTCTGTAagggtgtctgagtttgctcaggtcacccctgacttgaaccccatccactgctgggtgttctccagactcctgccttcaggaacaaaggcccaggagaccttgctggtgaagatggaggcaaagaagccatgaagaacctcagtcctgtctgattctatTCTTAcaaagttcagcagcaggtctatgttaccctggtctttttctgtaaggaagctgtgtcagctcatcttgccaccctcagcctcccctACAGGtaccaagtccagggcagctttggcatcatccccacatccatggacaaggtttctaaattcctcctttgcagcttcccctgcttccacctctgtgtgctgcctttttgcCCTGCAGCTTCATCAGTTCAGACAAACACCCTCAcgagataaatgcttcatttcgcTGGTTCTCAGatagatcattcttgtgcttggagcagcctgtcctgaaaggctgatcagatttcctgagctccttcacctttctgagctgcttcccatggcaccacctgaatcagcacccccagtttgacaaagtcttctcctctggagcccaccagcctgtgctctgctgctggccttcccccctcccctctggtgcctgggacccctctgtgtcctggtcacaacagccaaggtggacactgatgttcacatccctcaccagctattccttgtttcccagttccagatccagttgagcatcactctcattggcccacaatgcagacatgttaagcagttggcccaagatcctttggactgatggcacttgccactttgccaggccagttaatgtcagagcaattacagttccccataggaacctgctcattgactggtgacttcctcatgttgctgacagaagatcttgtccatttcttctacatgatcatgtagtttgcaacacccaacacattgtcactctctattgggtttacatgacaaacCCTTGGAACTGGGGATGActgtgggtgtgctacagttgtcacctctctgagaagacaacaggagtttgaccaatgtcagacagagccgatttcagctgctccaagatggacccactccttgccaaatctgagccactcagtgatgctggcagcacctctgggatattgtatttgagaaagagtaaaaaacgctgcacaacatcaggtgggagagaggagggaggagatgggagagaaaagcactgtagacaccaaggtcatatcccataggacccaagcaggtccttTAGtaggccaaatcctgctcttggccttgtgatcatctcccaggagcctcagctccactttccatccctgactgttccatcctgaccaactctttctggtttgtaagtgtgaagtcccacagggcacctcaccccactgactcctcagtcacccgtgtcaggaaatgttgtcaatgagctccaaaccctcctggatggccggtaccttgcagatattgggatatctcaggtCTGCCATGAGGGCACggccctggaaacatgaggcttctttcatttgtctgaaggaggcctcatctcattcctcttcctcatcagtgagtcaGTAGCTGATGTCCAGTCACCAcaacattgcccatgttgttctgccctctcatgctgactcctcaaccttcagctgacattgtctgtccccagacagagctccacgcattcctgctgctctctcatatgaagggaaacttcCCCTCAAAGTCCAGACCTCTGACATTTTGAGTATCAGACGCCCAAGGCCccacagtttctgcaggagatggtATTTGTAGTGCCCTTCAACTCCACATCCTGGTATCTTGGGAGAGACCCCCTTATCAGAATAAGCcgtctgcatgcaaacattatgagctgaacaaatggagcttcagtcaagggagagtgcagaccttgagaaaatctggtgttcacccatcagaaagctctaaagatttaaaaagggaagtgaccagttctgtatcggggcaggagaacaaccccatccatcaggacagagcaggacctgacacgctgagcagtgaccctgaggagaagggcctgggcactacaaggtccccacaccagcccgtggtgcacgctcaccatgaacaaggcagctgcacacggggctgcatgaggaggagcgtggggacccagacacctgcagttctcatcccattcggttcagcactggtgtgacccacacacacgggtgtgtgccagtgtgcggcttcccagtttggagcagcagggaggaactgcagagtgcagggctgtgccaaggcaggttcagcaccttgtgcacatggtgtggggtgctgagggacctgggtgCTTTGGCcccgcagcgctggggaggctgcagaagtgcaggagtagcctgagagtgcttgaagggtggTTTCAGAGATGGAGGATGTTTCTCCACAGTGggaaagagcatgagaaagaaataatggccaaagtgcagctggggaggcccaggctggacatgagcagaaaggaatgtgatggaagggcagtgctgtgggggagcaggtcagcagagggagtctgcatcagcccaaggctttgtgcttcaaggaccagctggggaggatggagagatctcagcaaaggaaggaagatgctcagacaagagcaaggtggggcagcaggggggatgtctccagcctgcagggacagaggtgcaggggatgacacagcacaggacaggctgtcgtggagatgatcacgggatgtaaagaggctgaaagccccaccagacatgagctccttctccccttggctatggctgttgtctgcacctctgatgcctgtgaggagacaccttgtccttgcagcacaggggcctcatggcctccttgtccccagccaggaacctgggaggtgtgggaccatagtcctgcccttggccttgcacagccccacatcacactgtcccaggaagggccctgggcaacgtgggagggacaggatctgattTCCAAAGGGGAGTCAGGGCTTGGCCCTTTGATTAATGAAACACAACCAGGTTTACTGAGCATCAGAGccactttttctttgcttttcctgacctttcatctctgcctccagttttcagCTCTAACCAAACTTGGATGTTGTTTCTCAGTAGGttccctcagtgggacccattaaTATTACAGGAAACTCTGGAGTTTGCATCTGAGTTTGACttcctgagaagtttcttcagcttcccctcagggtctgaggtccatggactcagcaccaaacccaccagaggggtcattaaagtgcctggggctgctcctgtgctgctgagctgggctgggctcctgggacacagggagctcatggcaggggcagcgctgcagagagacagctctgcccaggagcagctcctctgcacacgcagcagggctgagggctctgcctggggatctcaggagacgagcaaggcagagagagattaaaggtggtcaggactgggaggatgactgagagctccctggaggagaaacctttgcagcccttgccatggtaagtctctgggtgcggggcagtgcagctgtagctcctggaggcatctcctgaaactggcacaggcacagcttgtggggtctgtaGGGACgcggctcttgtcaggccatgttgaacagctgtgaaggcgggtgagcacccaggggtgcccagggctgtcctgcagagcagggtccctgcacccccgggctgtgccgggcagggactctgctgcctgccagggtcagcgctcagcctgcccgggagatcccatggcagcagctgtgggtggaaggagcgacccccggcagggcaggcagggagcttgtggggttgaagggggctgtgtgggtcagggctgctcagagctccagatccccccacagacatggcagagggtccttctgaacaaggACATCgagacaggaacagctgcaagggaaggagtctgtgctttcagttttccactcttgctcgtctgggtgtgcagtgggagatggggatttatttctctctttggagcagacactgagaccccagttctcgttaggactggtctgagctgctcctgagcccctgcacacacagagctgcccctgggcagtgccaggaggtgtgagcaggacagagctgagcacacagcgggtgggacggggtctgtgacactgacagggagcagagcagggacagagacacagctgcaggcagcacagacatgggcagggagaaggagctcctaCCAGATATGCCAGGGACGGGATTTAGGAAACCCCTGCCATcctctgcagtgcagacacatttcccagtgcaacccctggtctcctctcctccccagcagaccctctgccccaaagccatggggtccaggtcacgagtctccacctcagcagctggacctccaggtgaagggttcctggaacgtggtactcaaaaaaggtgctaaaagtacttgctctacagtgtcattatgtgagtggcagcagcacagtcGGGTCAGGAGAatgttccacagcatgcccgtctgcctttatgtccttgctttattttctggtagcactgcagtgttcttccctgtttctccacctgtccctggtgctcttgctctctggggttggggtgggagtgtgggtcACTTCTTGTTCTGATACCAACCCAGGGGCTCTTGCCCCAGACTTGCGtccatggaaaccagatgcccaagctgcattttaaactgtgatgagcttttttctcagctggtagaaagagagaatgagatGAAACATCCTTCTATCAGGGAAGAGGTTTTCATTGCGAAACAGCATGTTtactttcctcagagaagtccctctaacttgtcactgtcttttctccttgcacaggtcctcatgcccacaggcagccaatgtccaacagcagctccatcacccagttcctcctcctgccgttcacagacacacgggagctgcagctcttgcacttctggctcttcctgggcatctacctggctgccctcctgggcaacggcctcatcatcaccaccatagcctgggaccagcacctccacacccccatgtacttcttcctgctcaacctcgccctcctcgacctgggctgcatctctaccattgtccccaaatccatggccaactctctgtgggattccagggtcatttcctatgcaggatgtgctgcccaggtcttctctttttgtttcttgcttggttcagagtattttcttctcaccgtcatgtcctacgaccgctacgttgccatctgcaaacccctgcactacgggaccctcctgggcagcagagcttgtgtccacatggcagcagctgcctgggccactgggtttctctattctctgctgcacacggccaatacattttcactgcccctgtgcaagggcaatgccctgggccagttcttctgtgaaatcccccagatcctcaagctctcctgctcacactcctacctccgggaacttgggcttcttgtggtcagtgcctgtttaggttttacgtgttttgtgttcatagtggtgtcctatgtgcagatcttgagggccgtgctgaggatcccctctgagcagggacagcacaaagccttttccacctgcctccctcacctggccgtggtctccctgttcctcagctcTGGCGTGTTTGCcaacctgaagcccccctccatttcttccccatccctggacatggtggtgtctgttctgtactcggtggtgcctccagcagtgaaccccctcatctacagcatgaggaaccaggagctcaaggatgccctgtggaaactcatatcttatTGTTTTGTAAAGCAATAAAGTGCCCATCTGGTTCTACATAGgcgttttaatgtagctaattacaggTCCAgtctgtcatctggattttttgattttattagttgttttcttattgtgataatgttgtcatcccctttctaattcactgttggattttcttttataactgttggctgtgtaaatgagaagccgtgctctccttgtctttaaacaaaataaaaggctctttagtgacttgtttaTCACTATATTCTTCCTGCAAGCCCATTTTTagagctccagggatggttcctGTGTTCatgagaggaggggaaaagagtccatcctggcagccctgccagggagcagcagcgcttgttcttccagtgctgttctggttccactcccacactctccttctcatccctggtgttggtgcaaggcctgagtgctctggcagcttggtcaccgtcctgctgtgtggcAGTTCTTCTAGaacatgcccaagaaagtggcTACAGATGCAAACCCCAGAgtgcagctgaacagtgtgtgtttgcagggctggcacacagcagtgtcctctcacagccaggctcctgccagagacctgcaggaccagcagagcaggggctgggctgtgcccctgtgcactggacaccccatggaaggagccccaggtcaatcaccatggactgATCCCTCACAACCACTATTTCCAGCACTCgcttctcacccacagaggtttttcttccctccatggatggacactcaatgaatagttcagcagtccctgtttgctttgtacagatgagatgcgAGCACacacatcatgtatgtgaggtgacatgaacgTGAGCGAGCATAAACACCATCAACTATTCCTTGGGGCTCCATGAAGGTCTGTGGCACAGAGAGTGGCTTGAGGTCACATCACATTGgaaaaccacctgaatgcagcactgggatatGCAACCTTGATCTGAGGTctccgtgtccattcctcatggggttggacatctcagatgagtgcagagcaggtgacacaccacagggctgaggtgtctccTGTCTCtttggagtggcaacaggaggccagagggacactgtgactcctgcctctaTGTGTAAAAtggacagactctgtctctgagcatccctgggtgcacaAGGAGTCCTGAGACCAGCTCTGATGTGGACACCTCACAggaccctgacat
This sequence is a window from Columba livia isolate bColLiv1 breed racing homer unplaced genomic scaffold, bColLiv1.pat.W.v2 Scaffold_387, whole genome shotgun sequence. Protein-coding genes within it:
- the LOC135578082 gene encoding olfactory receptor 14J1-like, whose product is MSYDRYIAICKPLHYGTLLGSRACVHMAAAAWATGFLSALLHTANTFSLPLCKGNALGQFFCEIPQILKLSCSHSYLREIRLIVISFSVVFGCFVFIVVSYVQIFRAVLRIPSEQGRHKAFSTCLPHLAVVSLFLSTAMFAYLKPPSISSPSLDLVVSVLYSVVPPAVNPLIYSMRNQELKDALWKLVS